In the genome of Mastomys coucha isolate ucsf_1 unplaced genomic scaffold, UCSF_Mcou_1 pScaffold21, whole genome shotgun sequence, the window GGGGGGGNNNNNNNNNNNNGCTCGGAGGGGGGGCGACACATACAAACTGCCCGATGGACAGACGGGGTGCATGGATGAGAATGTAGAAGGATCAAGAATTCCGCCCCCTGCCCAATGGCTGGATGAGGCAAGGAGAGGGTCAGGACCTACTGACATACCCACAGACAGGCGGGGGCGGTGAAGGAAGGGGGGCTGCTGCCCCCGGGGAAGGAAGCCAACGACAAGGAGGTGttgggggagagagagcagaaacCATGGGGGATAGTGGAAAAGACCTTTCAAGTTTCCCCGGAGCACTGATACCACCAGCCCCAGCCTCCTCCTGTTCCAAAGCCCACTtgccccccaccccgcccccagtCCAAGCCCAGTCTTACGTGCCAGATGACAAAGAAGATGAGGGAGGCGCACAGCACCAGGGTGAGCATGTAGCAGAATGCTGCGAAGGTGAACGCCATGGCCCCCGCGCCGGGCGGTGGCCCGGGGGGCGCCAGCGCGGGGTCTGGGCGCAAGGGGACGCCCCCCGGCCCACACTTAGGGCCGGCCGGGCATGGCCCACCGGACTCGAGGGACACGAGCAGCGCGTCCGGGACCAGGGCCACGGGGCCGTGGGGGACGCGGGGCGCGGGCCGTGGGGCTCGGGGGGCGCGTCCGCTGCCGGCTGCCCGGGCCCCGATCGCTCATCCTGCGATCCCTCGCCCGCGGCTCCCTCGCTCTCCAGCCCGCGAAGCCGGCGGGGCGGAGCCGGGGGCGGGGCCGCCGTGCAGAGGCTTCGGGCGGGGCTGAGACTCAGAGCGCCCCTCCACCAGCCTCCTCAGCCCAGCACAGCTACTCACCCCAATGAGCCCAGTGTTTGTGCATCTTCAGAACATGCAGACCTGGAAGCCCGTTCCTGGCACAACTCTTAGACAACTAGCCCACTATACCCACATTCTGTACTTCGTCTCTAATCCTCATACACAGTGCTGGCTGGGGGTATACAACTGAGGTCCTAATGTGAAGAAGCACTTGTCAAAGCTCAGGATAGCTGGCATCTGGCTTCATGCCAGAAGAGGGGACGGAAGTCAGAGACTGGAGGAGGTGACGACTAAATGCAATGCAgttcatggggggtggggggggaccaACGCCCGCTCCTTGCTCCTAACTTCATGTCTTGCACACCAGTCCCAGTGGATGCTGGTGGCTCACCTAATGGCCTCCTGCCAGCCTCCCTGCCAGATCCGTGCTGGGCCCTTGGGGACATCCCATAGCAACACAGCAGGCTTTCCCAGCCCCAGTATGTGGGTCAAGGGCTTTTACCAGCAAACTTAAGATACAGTCCAAGCCAGGACCCCCTATGCATCACACCAAACTCTGGACTCCAGTTCCACCCAGCAACCCAAAGCTGACTCAGACCATACACCACACTCAGTCACCACAGCTTCCTTGCAAAAACCCTTGGCTTATCCAAGGGCCagtggaaatttatttttttcatccttttccaTCTTCCCCCCAAGTGGCTTTTCCTTGCAAAATGCCTGACGTGACACCAGAGGGAAACCTGGGAGCAGAGGCTCCCTCCCAGAGGGGCAGCCCAGGGACTTAAATACACActggagggcagggcagggtgtAGGGTGAGACTGGCAAGAGACAGCACAAAGGACATGGCTTCTTAGGTAAAGACCAAAGGTTTTCTACAGGAAGCTGTGCCAGAGGGTAGGGGTCAGGATTCTGAGCTGGGACAGGGGAGAGTCCCATAACCCCAAGTTGCACCCACATTCCCCAGAGAAGTAGGTCTGGCCCTGTCAGGCTctgaggaatggaggaagaacaAGCCAGATGTGCTGCCTCAGAAAAGGGAGGTGCTGGCAGAGTGAGGGTTAAGGCTGGTGCCTGGCCTTTGGCAAGGTGGGCCTTCCGCCTCCGCTTTCCTCAGGGACAAAGGGGCTCGGTGGGCAGGCAGCACATGGGCCTGGCTCTGGCAgggcagggggaggcaggagcaggctcCCTCCCGGCTTGAGACATAGGCCCAGCGCAGCCATCCGCCCACCTACCCTAGATGTGCTCAAGACCTAACCGCAGCTGGACGGCTCAAGCTGTGTGTGGGAGCAGTGGAGTGAGGCAGAGATGAGGAAACGGTGACTATTGGGCTCTTGCAGCCCTGGCACCTGTCCTGAGGTCCGATGTAGGACCCTGGATCCCCTGGCTACTGCTTGCACCAGCAAgaggggcagcagaggcagggaggcccTCGCtattgggaagaaaggaaaagaaacccagTGCAGCATACATGGGGGTGAGTGACAGACAGCGGAGCCCTCATTCCAAAGAAAGGTGCGTAGTGGGCATCTTTTCAAGGTACCTAGAGGCAGCAGCAGAGCAGTCCCCGTGACCACCCCAGCCACAGGTTCTGCATGTCCTCCATGGGGGGCCCTGACAGGACTGGGACTCAGAGCAGAAGGCAGATGGGCCAGAGGAAGATGGGGAGCCCAGGACACCCCAAAGCTACAGACTCAAATGCCCTAGGAGAGGGAGGCACTTCCTGCCCCCTCCAGGGGCATCATCTGGAGAAggtgcccctcccccaagtgCCCCTCCTAGCAGCAGCCACCACTAGCAGGCTTCACAGGAGTGCTGTCAATCTTCAGGTTGGGCCGTTCACCCCCAGACGCTGCTCCTGGCCCCATCCTCTTTTTGATCTCTGCAGCCATTGTCATGAATGCCTGCTCAACATTGGTGGCATTCTTGGCACTTGTCTCCAGGAAGGGGACACCCAGAGAGTCTGCAAATTCCTgcgaaggaaagaagagaaggaggggagcaagggagagaaggGGTGAAGGCACATGGGTCCCAGACCCCCGACAGCCAGGGCGGGCCTGCTCACCTTGGCTGTGGTGTTGTCCACGACCTTCTTGGTGGTGAGGTCACTCTTGTTGCCTACCAGGAGTTTATTGACATTCTCACTGGCATAGCGATCTATCTCCTGCAGCCACTGCTTCACGTTAGCGTAGGATTCCTAGGCAGAGGGTCCAAAGTTATTGAACACCCAGACCCAGGCCTACCCAGGTCTAGAGAACAGGACTCCTTTGAAAGGTAGAAGCCCTGGGCATGGGAATTCAGATAAAGTCTTCCCCTCTAAGTTTAGCTTTCCCCCGGTTCTCTTCCATGTGGAAACCTGAAAACCAGAGCCAGAGCAGAGTAGCTGCCAGCCAGTGGCCATCACCTCAACAGTTGCCTGGACCTACAGCCATTTCTGCTTCCTGCAGTTATCTCTTACTAAACCACACCTGGGAAGCTAAGGGGTGTGAGGAATTGGTCAGACAGAGATCAAAAGGTCTCGGCCTAGATGAACTTGGCACAATCGAGAGCTAGTGGGGGTTTTCTTAGATGAAGAGTATAGGGTCATACCTATGTTCTCGAAAAAGAGCCTGGGCAGAACTAGAGCAGACCAGTAAGATACAGAGCAACTAAGAAGCAGATGGGCTAATCTAATCCTAAGCCAGGGAACAAGGCAGGGAAGAAGAGCACAAACTTAACCTTGACTGTCACCTCAGCTATCTAGTCATCTGACCTGGGTCTCAGTTTCCTCTCAGATAACACTTCCCAGCAGAACTGTTGTTTGCATGAGAATGGAAGCAGGCCGGCTCCTAACAAGTGCCCAATTAGCAAGGGCTGCTATTATCCTCATCACTGCTATTATTATGAGGGGacagaagaaatgaagaggaaagaatGGAGGTGCCttgagactaactatggagacGGGAAGTTTTCTGGTCAGCCTCACAAGGATTACGTTACAAAACAAGGATGCAGGAAGCGGGTTGGGGAGATGGTGAGTTGAGTGCTAGAGTCTGAATCCTGCAGCTGGTGTGGAGCCCACAGAGGCAATTGAAGGCAGGGAAGGGGCTTTGTCTTTTCTGGGACACTtctggaaaacaatttctttATATAAGCAGTATGCTGTACTAGTCAGTGTCTTGGAAAGAGGACATCTAAACTGAGgggttgcctccatcagattgccctgTGAACtcatgggacattttcttgattgatggttgaggaggaagggaggggaggttGATGAGGAAGGTGactgtgggcagtgtcacccTTGGACAGGTGGCCTTGGGTAGTCTAAGAAAGGATGCTGAGCAACCTATGGGGAACAAGGCAGGAGGCACGTTTCTCTGTGGCTCCTGTTTGAATTCATGCCTTGGCTTCTTTGGTGCCGGACTGAGATGGGACAAGCTGCTTCCTCCCACCTGGTGTTTACTGTGCtaacagaaagcaaagcagagcacAAGGGCTTTGACATTTCGTTCACTGGTTAAGAAGAGCATAGGGATTACTCCCATTATAGACACCAAGGGCCAACACAAGACAGCACAGAGATGGGAACCCATGGGACATCTGTCTGGGTAAGAATTCCAGAACACACAAAAGAATCCCAGAACAcaagacaaaacccaaaccaCAGAAGTGGCTAGGGTCAGTCAGGATGCTCAAAATATGGGTTAATGGGTAGTAAAGGTGTGTTGATAAGAAAAGAGAATTAAGGGGTTGGCGTGTAGCTCACTGGTCGAGTGTGTGCTTAGTTGGGGGACAGGGGAACTACAAATTTttcaaggaaagagaagaaaacaagtgTAAGAAGTCAATTTGGGCAAGAAGGTGATTGGGTTTTTGGTAGTAACTAAAGCCTTGGTGACCTCTGCGTGACACTCAGCTCACCCAGCTTGGAAGGGCCGGGAAGTGAAGGCATGGGCATCACAGTGTCCTGGCTCTCCCAGCCCAGGGCCGGGTTACACTTCCATAGCCCTGGGGATTTGGAAGCAACAAGGCTTGCTAG includes:
- the Rab1b gene encoding ras-related protein Rab-1B; this translates as MNPEYDYLFKLLLIGDSGVGKSCLLLRFADDTYTESYISTIGVDFKIRTIELDGKTIKLQIWDTAGQERFRTITSSYYRGAHGIIVVYDVTDQESYANVKQWLQEIDRYASENVNKLLVGNKSDLTTKKVVDNTTAKEFADSLGVPFLETSAKNATNVEQAFMTMAAEIKKRMGPGAASGGERPNLKIDSTPVKPASGGCC